Proteins from a genomic interval of Onychostoma macrolepis isolate SWU-2019 chromosome 17, ASM1243209v1, whole genome shotgun sequence:
- the si:ch211-195b21.5 gene encoding zinc finger protein 318 has product MYRGTSNPDYHRPPVPPSGFGPPAASFGPPPFCPPFGVPPGPRYCAPPPGPPPGRPYGAGNENYNRESFYENRPFTSHTADQSGSTLISSLLASSNQHQLGHTSQNWSTQTLDEQNQEVRKKAEEFLRILEASDRIELPGDKNDNGDRTADKHASRTRSRSRGRSRPRSRSRSRGRSQGRSRARSRGKSRARSKTRSRSRSRGKSRTRAKSRARSRSRSRSHGKSGTHNKSQSRLSPSQTKQASRGTAEGNHSSSSASSGISLGSSAMPDLFHGLKQILQNKDLDKHLPLVKNALLRSQNTDDTRGMFLSNQYAVRGFQNIEPEASAELCYGSMLPHERAGGDSSSFSNILSWNAPNQQPETKPVFQSVEDEEKFLYGEEEERSKPQAVTVPLAQTRSVRSPVHHLSKEHQTHGLQEPKAHSMSASVPPAASGTTKVTPEECEKVRTLLRTIGLNPGMADICKMAARLKEKREEQGTPSSLPMLKPALEALQALSRATKTDDSRSNRSGSSHSNHDSKREEKKTNEKERDRREKQIQKKRKEYLVKELEGLLKQEGEGDLIPVMGFFCQRCEEFFGDLKSAERHVESHGRKDRNKTTGSQEQHRDAKRHEDQHHTSSHRRESPHSRFSRVYQDHRERSPDRKHTRDERSPHSTDIKLKNEPEGKDSKDESKDKYKEKKDKIDDDDDAESTKSEKKKKKKEKKMKKKEKKKKKDKKKADKDSP; this is encoded by the exons aaccgACCCTTCACCAGCCACACTGCTGACCAAAGTGGATCCACGCTGATCAGCTCTCTGCTTGCATCTTCAAATCAGCATCAGCTTGGTCACACCTCACAGAATTGGTCAACCCAAACTCTAGATGAGCAAAACCAAGAAGTCAG GAAAAAGGCAGAAGAGTTTCTCCGTATCCTGGAGGCAAGTGACCGGATTGAGCTGCCAGGAGATAAAAATGACAATGGTGATCGCACAGCAGACAAGCATGCCAGCCGAACGCGAAGTCGGAGCAGAGGGAGGAGCCGTCCACGCAGTCGCAGCAGGAGCCGCGGAAGGAGCCAGGGTCGTAGTCGAGCTCGGAGTCGTGGAAAGAGTCGGGCTCGCAGCAAAACACGCAGCCGCAGTCGCAGTCGAGGTAAAAGCCGCACAAGGGCCAAAAGTCGTGCGAGGAGTCGAAGCCGCAGTCGCAGTCACGGGAAGAGCGGAACACACAATAAGAGTCAGTCACGCCTGAGCCCCAGTCAGACAAAACAGGCTTCTAGAGGAACCGCTGAAGGCAATCACAGCTCTAGCAGTGCCAGCAGCGGAATCAGCCTTGGCAGTAGTGCCATGCCTGATCTATTTCATGGACTAAAACAGATCCTACAGAACAAAGATCTAGACAAACACCTGCCTTTGGTCAAGAATGCCCTCCTTAGAAGCCAG AATACTGATGACACAAGGGGAATGTTTCTATCAAATCAGTATGCAGTTAGAGGCTTCCAGAACATAGAACCTGAAGCCTCTGCTGAACTCTGTTATGGTTCCATGCTTCCTCACGAGAGGGCTGGCGGAGACAGCAGCAGCTTTTCCAATATCTTATCCTGGAACGCACCCAACCAGCAGCCTGAAACCAAGCCTGTGTTCCAGAGTGTTGAAGATGAAGAGAAATTCCTTTATGGAGAGGAAGAGGAGCGATCCAAACCTCAGGCTGTGACCGTTCCGTTGGCCCAGACGAGATCTGTGAGGTCTCCGGTTCATCATCTCAGTAAAGAACACCAGACTCACGGTCTCCAGGAACCCAAAGCACATTCCATGTCTGCCAGTGTGCCGCCCGCTGCTTCTGGGACGACGAAAGTCACTCCAGAAGAATGCGAGAAGGTGAGAACCCTCCTGAGGACCATCGGCCTGAATCCAGGCATGGCTGACATCTGTAAAATGGCTGCCAGACTAAAGGAAAAAAGGGAAGAACAAGGAACGCCTTCTTCGCTCCCGATGCTCAAACCAGCCCTGGAGGCACTGCAAGCACTGTCCAGAG CAACCAAAACCGATGACAGTAGGAGTAATCGTTCTGGAAGCAGCCATTCTAATCACGATTCCAAGCGCGAGGAGAAG AAGACGAATGAGAAGGAGCGAGACAGACGAGAGAAACAGATtcaaaagaaaaggaaagagtACCTGGTGAAGGAACTGGAGGGTCTGCTGAAACAGGAAG GTGAGGGCGATTTGATCCCGGTGATGGGTTTCTTCTGCCAGCGTTGTGAGGAGTTCTTCGGTGATCTGAAGAGCGCAGAGAGACATGTAGAAAGTCACGGCcgcaaggacaggaacaag ACAACTGGGTCACAGGAGCAGCACAGGGATGCTAAGAGACATGAAGACCAGCATCACACATCATCTCACAGACGAGAGAGCCCACACAGTAGGTTCTCAAGGGTCTACCAGGACCACCGGGAACGCAGTCCTGACAGAAAGCACACCAGAGACGAAAGAAGCCCTCATTCTACAGATATCAAACTCAAAAACGAGCCGGAGGGCAAAGACAGTAAAGATGAGAGTAAAGACAAATACAAAGAGAAAAAGGATAAAATTGATGACGACGATGATGCTGAATCAACAAAGAgcgagaaaaagaaaaagaagaaggagaagaaaatgaagaaaaaagaaaagaaaaagaaaaaggacaAGAAAAAAGCTGATAAGGATTCACCTTAG